A genome region from Vulpes lagopus strain Blue_001 chromosome 7, ASM1834538v1, whole genome shotgun sequence includes the following:
- the TXN gene encoding thioredoxin yields MVKQIESKYAFQEALNSAGDKLVVVDFSATWCGPCKMIKPFFHSLSEKYSNVVFLEVDVDDCQDVASECEVKCMPTFQFFKKGQKVGEFSGANKEKLEATINELI; encoded by the exons taTGCTTTTCAGGAAGCCTTGAACAGTGCTGGGGATAAACTTGTAGTAGTTGACTTCTCAGCCACGTGGTGTGGACCTTGCAAAATGATCAAGCCTTTCTTTCAT TCCCTCTCTGAGAAGTATTCTAACGTGGTGTTCCTTGAAGTAGACGTGGATGACTGTCAG GATGTTGCTTCAGAGTGTGAAGTCAAATGCATGCCGACCTTCCAGTTTTTTAAGAAGGGACAAAAG GTGGGTGAATTTTCCGGAGCTAATAAGGAAAAACTTGAAGCCACCATAAATGAATTAATCTAA